The following are from one region of the Candidatus Obscuribacterales bacterium genome:
- the xpt gene encoding xanthine phosphoribosyltransferase has protein sequence MEALRSRIQRDGKHLGNGILKVDSFMNHQIDPILMREIGQEFAKRFKHLKPTRILTAETSGIAPALSAAMSLEIPVVFARKHKPVTMGAHPFRQSAESHTHGRRVELLVSPEYLTPDDRILLLDDFLATARTIKALVRLIQESGATLVGIGAVIEKSFEGGRAELADLNIPVESLAVIEKFDGDQIILSNLRN, from the coding sequence ATGGAAGCTTTACGTTCCAGGATCCAAAGAGATGGCAAGCATTTAGGCAACGGCATTTTAAAAGTCGACTCGTTTATGAATCACCAAATTGACCCTATTCTCATGCGCGAGATAGGACAAGAATTCGCCAAACGATTTAAGCACTTAAAGCCAACAAGAATTTTGACTGCCGAAACAAGTGGTATCGCGCCAGCACTGTCAGCAGCGATGTCGCTGGAAATTCCTGTCGTATTTGCGCGCAAGCACAAGCCGGTAACAATGGGAGCACATCCATTTCGTCAATCGGCCGAATCACACACTCACGGTCGTCGTGTTGAATTACTTGTCTCACCTGAATACCTGACGCCTGATGATCGTATTTTGCTTCTAGATGACTTCCTCGCCACCGCCAGAACAATCAAGGCTCTCGTCAGACTAATCCAAGAAAGCGGTGCAACACTTGTAGGAATAGGCGCTGTAATAGAAAAATCATTTGAAGGTGGCCGTGCCGAACTGGCTGACCTCAACATTCCTGTTGAATCACTTGCTGTAATCGAAAAATTCGATGGCGATCAAATCATTCTGTCTAACTTGAGGAATTAA
- a CDS encoding lysophospholipase, producing MQSLKLKTVIISGLLVIFQLALPMIPASYGKKVTAHTKHKIIEANDRLGRIPAETWRDSAVPQRAILLCIHGMGLNSLSYEAFAREIAQYGIATYAIDVRGFGKYLDPKGMGQVDFQQSLLDIQEALKDINNDEPNMPIIILGESMGGAMALQAAAIYPALVDGLITSVPSHKRYKEKRTAAKVVAGALRGPNKAIDIGKTMVKQATQDEDLQVAWTEDSTKRTLLTPKELLSFQKFMSQNPTMAKRITTTPVLMLVGVQDQLVKQGGNVDLFNAIGSKDKNLLMIGNSEHLMFEEGQFNDDVVDSVVNWIKKHCPQRSKALDS from the coding sequence ATGCAGTCACTTAAGCTAAAAACAGTAATTATTTCCGGACTGCTTGTAATTTTTCAACTAGCTCTGCCAATGATACCTGCCTCTTATGGCAAGAAGGTGACAGCTCATACAAAGCACAAAATCATAGAAGCAAATGATCGGCTGGGGCGAATACCGGCAGAAACCTGGAGAGATTCCGCAGTTCCACAACGAGCAATTCTATTGTGCATTCACGGTATGGGTCTTAACAGTCTAAGTTACGAAGCTTTTGCCCGCGAAATTGCTCAATACGGTATTGCCACTTATGCAATAGATGTTAGAGGCTTTGGCAAATATCTTGATCCCAAAGGTATGGGGCAAGTAGATTTTCAACAAAGTCTATTGGACATTCAAGAAGCGCTCAAAGATATCAATAATGATGAGCCGAACATGCCAATTATTATTCTTGGTGAATCCATGGGCGGCGCTATGGCGTTACAAGCAGCAGCCATTTATCCAGCGTTAGTGGATGGGCTAATCACATCCGTACCAAGCCACAAACGTTACAAAGAAAAACGCACAGCGGCAAAAGTTGTTGCCGGTGCTTTGCGCGGACCAAATAAAGCGATAGACATAGGCAAGACTATGGTCAAACAAGCAACTCAGGACGAAGATCTGCAAGTCGCTTGGACTGAGGACAGCACAAAAAGAACTCTTTTGACGCCAAAAGAACTTTTGTCGTTTCAGAAATTCATGAGCCAAAATCCAACAATGGCAAAAAGAATTACAACGACACCAGTGCTTATGCTTGTCGGCGTTCAAGATCAATTAGTCAAACAAGGTGGCAACGTAGACTTGTTCAACGCGATTGGCAGCAAAGACAAAAATCTCCTGATGATTGGCAACTCCGAACATTTGATGTTCGAGGAAGGCCAATTCAACGACGATGTGGTTGATTCGGTTGTTAACTGGATAAAAAAACATTGTCCGCAGCGCAGTAAAGCACTTGATTCTTAA
- a CDS encoding S9 family peptidase encodes MKHLIFSALVALGALSGQAIIQPGTNLVGEGIPPITQELANSVDSYSQFRMSNLTSWHPTKRECLMGTRFGDTTQVHLLKMPGGARKQLTFFRDAVSGGWFEPTKGDFFIYSKDSGGDEFFQLYRYDLNSLEITLLTDGKSRNTGCSWQKSGKEIAYGSTRRNGNDVDIYVMDPRNPKTNHMVAQLEGGGWSASGWSDDGQKIVLDETISVNESYLWSLDLKTGEKKLLTPGKNQDKAAYEGGLFSLDGKTIYTATDRNSEFVRLTAIDVATGKHTPLTSHINWDVDGYTLSDDGKHIAYTTNEDGISALHILELATGTDKKINELPIGMIGGLEWHRNNYELGFNINTTKAPTNIYSLDINSGKIEKWTDSETGTMKTWDFAEPELVKWKSFDGKTISGFLYKPPAKFQGKRPVVVNIHGGPEGQFRPFFLGRINYYINELGVAYIFPNIRGSSGYGKSFLKLDNGYLRPNSYKDIDALLDWIAARPDLDADRIMVTGGSYGGHMTLAIATFYPDKIRCAEDIVGPSNLVTFLTNTQGYRRDLRRVEYGDERDPKMRAFLEKIAPTNNIDKIKKPLFVVQGKNDPRVPASESLQMVSALKKNGTPIWFLMAEDEGHGFAKKNNQDYLSYATAAFIKQFLLN; translated from the coding sequence ATGAAACATTTGATATTCTCCGCTTTAGTAGCCCTCGGTGCGTTAAGCGGTCAGGCTATTATTCAGCCCGGAACCAATCTAGTCGGCGAAGGGATTCCACCAATAACTCAAGAATTGGCAAATTCCGTCGACAGCTACAGCCAGTTTCGCATGTCCAATTTGACAAGCTGGCATCCGACAAAACGCGAGTGTTTAATGGGGACCCGCTTTGGTGATACCACGCAAGTGCATTTATTGAAAATGCCCGGCGGCGCAAGAAAGCAGTTGACATTTTTTAGAGATGCTGTAAGTGGGGGATGGTTTGAGCCTACCAAAGGCGATTTCTTTATCTATTCCAAAGACTCCGGCGGCGATGAATTCTTTCAACTCTATCGATATGATCTAAACAGCCTTGAGATCACATTGCTGACAGACGGCAAGTCTCGCAACACAGGATGTTCATGGCAAAAGTCAGGCAAAGAAATTGCCTACGGCAGCACGCGCCGTAATGGTAATGACGTAGACATTTACGTTATGGATCCACGCAATCCAAAAACCAATCATATGGTGGCACAATTGGAAGGCGGCGGCTGGAGCGCCTCAGGGTGGTCCGACGACGGTCAGAAGATCGTTCTTGATGAAACCATCTCAGTGAATGAATCATATTTGTGGTCACTTGATCTCAAAACTGGCGAGAAAAAACTTCTCACCCCAGGAAAGAATCAAGATAAAGCTGCTTATGAAGGTGGACTGTTTAGTCTTGATGGCAAGACAATCTATACGGCAACTGATAGAAATTCCGAATTTGTCAGGCTAACTGCAATTGATGTTGCAACCGGCAAACACACTCCATTAACCTCCCACATAAACTGGGACGTAGATGGTTATACATTGTCTGATGACGGCAAACACATCGCTTACACGACGAATGAAGACGGTATCAGTGCATTGCATATTTTGGAATTAGCCACAGGCACCGACAAAAAGATCAATGAATTACCAATTGGCATGATTGGTGGTCTCGAGTGGCACCGAAACAATTACGAGCTTGGTTTTAATATCAACACGACCAAGGCGCCCACAAATATTTATTCTCTCGATATTAATAGCGGCAAAATTGAAAAATGGACCGACAGTGAAACCGGCACCATGAAGACCTGGGACTTTGCCGAGCCGGAGCTTGTTAAATGGAAAAGCTTTGATGGCAAGACTATTTCTGGTTTTCTATACAAGCCGCCGGCCAAGTTTCAAGGCAAGCGTCCTGTCGTAGTAAACATTCACGGTGGACCAGAGGGACAATTCCGACCATTTTTCCTTGGGCGAATCAATTACTACATCAACGAACTTGGAGTTGCCTACATATTCCCCAATATCCGCGGATCTTCCGGTTATGGGAAATCTTTTCTCAAGTTGGACAACGGCTACTTGCGACCAAACTCCTACAAGGACATTGATGCGTTGCTTGATTGGATAGCTGCCCGTCCCGACCTCGATGCCGATAGAATCATGGTCACAGGTGGAAGTTATGGCGGTCACATGACTTTGGCAATTGCCACCTTCTACCCGGATAAGATTCGTTGCGCTGAAGATATTGTTGGCCCCTCAAATCTCGTTACTTTCTTAACGAACACACAGGGTTACAGACGAGATCTTCGTCGCGTTGAGTATGGAGATGAACGTGATCCTAAAATGCGCGCCTTCCTGGAGAAAATTGCCCCAACCAATAACATCGACAAAATAAAAAAGCCTTTGTTTGTTGTACAGGGCAAGAACGATCCACGCGTGCCTGCCAGCGAGTCTTTACAGATGGTCTCGGCACTCAAAAAAAATGGCACTCCCATCTGGTTTCTGATGGCGGAGGACGAAGGACATGGCTTTGCCAAAAAGAACAACCAAGACTATCTCTCCTACGCAACAGCCGCCTTCATCAAGCAGTTTCTGCTCAACTAG
- a CDS encoding S8 family serine peptidase, whose amino-acid sequence MIKRARVWSLWSVLTFSLISLFTSQPGFCQSSEKFELKLPQQLPTQRAQQTASYEDDLIMISPNPGADKDDISDALKEVHGTIVHTFGADGHIVYVVKTEKGKLAETEKTLGKDKNFHGMQRCYRNVLHAVSVLPAPNDPVYAQEWHLRAMQAITAWNISQGAGQIIGVIDTGVNASGRDLSGKVYQGFNGITYSTNTTDNHGHGTMVSTTAAAITNNGFGIASPACRSYIYPTCIAMGNYISEIAIVNSIYNAGSRGVKILNISAGPSDGSFGDKSKHPALHEALQWFYSTKGGLCFIASGNSGYADRYPRQPYMMLVSAIDSTGMLSSFSNYGNTTWFTAPGRDIFCIDNKDRQVVVAGTSFSAPLCAAAAAMVWSVNPRLKNYDVQNILTSTCLKAANSPSWNIYYGFGLPNIDAAVAKARLY is encoded by the coding sequence ATGATTAAGCGAGCAAGAGTCTGGTCACTGTGGTCGGTTTTAACCTTCAGCCTTATTTCGCTGTTTACCTCACAGCCAGGATTCTGTCAGAGTTCGGAAAAGTTTGAGCTCAAGTTGCCGCAACAACTTCCAACGCAACGAGCACAGCAAACTGCCTCATACGAAGATGACTTAATCATGATCTCTCCAAATCCTGGAGCAGACAAGGATGATATTTCAGATGCTTTGAAAGAAGTGCACGGCACGATAGTCCACACTTTTGGCGCTGACGGACACATAGTGTATGTAGTGAAAACAGAAAAAGGCAAATTAGCCGAAACAGAAAAGACTCTAGGAAAAGACAAGAATTTTCACGGCATGCAGCGCTGCTATCGCAATGTGCTTCACGCAGTTTCAGTCCTACCGGCACCCAATGATCCTGTCTATGCTCAGGAATGGCATTTAAGGGCCATGCAAGCAATTACTGCTTGGAATATAAGCCAGGGTGCCGGACAAATCATTGGCGTTATCGACACGGGCGTCAACGCTTCAGGAAGAGATCTTTCCGGCAAAGTCTATCAGGGCTTTAACGGAATAACGTACTCAACGAATACAACGGACAATCATGGGCACGGCACTATGGTGTCAACAACCGCAGCGGCAATCACCAATAATGGTTTTGGTATTGCCTCACCTGCTTGCCGCAGTTATATTTACCCAACCTGTATTGCCATGGGCAATTACATTTCTGAAATTGCTATCGTCAATTCAATTTACAACGCTGGTTCACGCGGAGTAAAAATACTCAATATCAGCGCCGGTCCGTCAGACGGATCGTTTGGTGACAAGTCGAAACATCCTGCCTTACATGAAGCGTTGCAATGGTTCTACAGCACCAAAGGTGGCTTGTGCTTTATTGCCTCCGGTAATTCCGGTTATGCCGATCGTTATCCAAGACAGCCTTACATGATGCTTGTTAGCGCAATAGACAGCACCGGTATGCTTTCGTCGTTTTCCAATTACGGTAATACCACTTGGTTTACCGCACCTGGACGTGACATATTCTGCATCGACAACAAAGACAGACAAGTAGTTGTCGCCGGTACATCGTTTTCAGCACCACTTTGTGCGGCAGCGGCTGCCATGGTCTGGAGCGTCAATCCCAGGCTAAAAAATTATGACGTGCAAAACATTCTCACCAGCACCTGCTTGAAAGCGGCAAACTCACCCTCATGGAATATTTACTATGGATTCGGACTGCCGAACATTGACGCCGCAGTTGCCAAAGCCCGTCTATATTGA
- a CDS encoding MOSC domain-containing protein, whose protein sequence is MAIVVSQLYFYPVKSCAGTSLRVAEIGPRGIKYDRQWMVVDEAGDFLTQRELSRMALIKPLIDEQTGKIRLNAPAMMEFALSLDASGQRVPVRVWNDNCTALDQGDEAAGWFSKFLDIKVRLVKFDAEFTRQVSRKYAKRADDQVGFADGFPFLLLTEASLSDLNQRLSEELPMNRFRPNIVLSGTEPFAEDTWKKIAINGIEFDVVKPCARCVITTVNQDSGIAGAEPLRTLAGFRRSDGKVLFGQNLTHASEGKITIGDHVEIVEPKL, encoded by the coding sequence ATGGCAATTGTTGTTTCTCAGCTCTATTTCTATCCGGTCAAGTCCTGCGCCGGTACTTCACTGAGAGTGGCTGAGATTGGTCCGCGCGGGATTAAATATGACCGACAATGGATGGTTGTTGATGAAGCCGGTGATTTTTTGACGCAACGCGAACTGTCCAGAATGGCATTAATTAAACCTCTCATTGATGAGCAGACCGGGAAAATTAGATTAAATGCCCCGGCTATGATGGAATTTGCTTTGAGTCTGGATGCAAGTGGGCAAAGAGTGCCGGTTAGAGTTTGGAATGATAATTGCACCGCCCTTGATCAAGGTGATGAAGCTGCTGGATGGTTTTCCAAATTCCTCGATATAAAAGTCCGCCTTGTAAAATTCGATGCCGAATTCACAAGGCAAGTCAGCCGGAAATATGCGAAACGTGCTGACGATCAAGTGGGCTTTGCCGACGGTTTCCCATTTCTACTTTTGACAGAGGCGAGCCTTTCTGACTTAAATCAACGTTTGAGCGAAGAGTTACCGATGAATCGCTTTCGACCCAATATTGTTTTGTCCGGCACGGAGCCTTTTGCGGAAGATACCTGGAAAAAGATCGCGATTAACGGTATTGAGTTTGATGTCGTTAAGCCATGCGCGCGTTGCGTTATTACGACGGTAAATCAAGACAGCGGAATAGCTGGTGCAGAACCACTTAGAACGCTTGCTGGTTTTAGACGCAGCGATGGCAAAGTGCTCTTTGGACAGAATCTTACACATGCAAGCGAAGGCAAAATTACCATCGGTGATCATGTGGAAATTGTTGAACCTAAATTATGA
- a CDS encoding NAD(P)/FAD-dependent oxidoreductase, with protein MREADVLIIGAGAAGMMCAIQAGQRGRNVVLLDHASKIGKKIFISGGGRCNFTNVNTKPESFVSQNPHFCKSALSRFTPSDFIAMVKKHRIAFHEKKLGQLFCDGSAQNIIDMLVSECEDAGCHFQLDCRVESVKKEDSFVITTNKGTFTSESLVIATGGLSIPQIGATGFGYDVARQFGLKIVETRPALDGFNFADEDIREMTELTGLSIDTVVSANGASFRENILFTHTGLSGPASLQASLYWNPGKFLSINLLPGMDAEEWLLETRRSGSKVELKNILAEHLPKRFAEKFCKLYQPSVPISQLSDQKLTELAQLLHDWKVKPARTVGYKKAEVTRGGVDTNELSSKTMEAKKMPGLYFVGEVVDVTGQLGGYNFQWAWASGYAAGQYV; from the coding sequence ATGCGCGAGGCTGATGTCTTGATCATTGGTGCAGGCGCTGCCGGCATGATGTGCGCCATCCAGGCTGGTCAGCGTGGACGAAATGTTGTCCTGCTTGATCACGCATCTAAGATTGGCAAGAAGATCTTCATTTCGGGCGGCGGACGCTGCAATTTTACAAACGTAAACACTAAGCCTGAATCTTTTGTGTCTCAAAATCCACACTTCTGCAAATCTGCCCTCTCACGCTTTACTCCCAGTGACTTCATCGCAATGGTAAAGAAGCATCGCATTGCCTTTCACGAGAAAAAGCTCGGACAGCTCTTTTGCGACGGCTCTGCACAGAACATAATTGACATGCTGGTAAGCGAATGTGAAGATGCCGGATGTCATTTTCAATTGGACTGCCGAGTCGAAAGCGTAAAGAAAGAAGACTCTTTTGTAATAACAACAAATAAAGGGACATTCACATCCGAATCCTTAGTCATTGCCACAGGCGGACTCTCCATCCCACAAATTGGCGCAACCGGATTTGGATACGATGTAGCCCGCCAATTTGGTTTGAAAATTGTCGAAACAAGACCTGCGCTCGACGGTTTCAATTTTGCTGACGAAGACATACGCGAAATGACCGAATTGACCGGTCTATCAATTGATACCGTCGTATCAGCAAACGGCGCTTCTTTCCGCGAAAACATCTTATTTACGCACACTGGTCTATCCGGGCCAGCCAGCTTGCAAGCATCGCTCTATTGGAACCCCGGCAAATTCCTCAGTATAAATCTATTACCGGGAATGGACGCCGAAGAATGGCTTTTAGAAACACGTCGCAGTGGTTCAAAAGTAGAACTAAAAAACATTCTGGCTGAACATCTACCCAAAAGATTTGCTGAAAAGTTCTGCAAACTCTATCAACCATCGGTACCAATATCTCAATTGTCCGATCAGAAGTTAACCGAACTGGCACAACTCTTACACGACTGGAAAGTAAAACCCGCACGCACCGTCGGCTACAAGAAAGCTGAAGTCACTCGGGGCGGAGTCGACACAAATGAATTATCATCAAAAACAATGGAAGCAAAGAAAATGCCCGGACTCTACTTTGTCGGCGAAGTCGTCGACGTCACCGGACAATTAGGCGGCTACAACTTCCAATGGGCATGGGCATCCGGCTACGCTGCCGGACAATACGTATAG